Proteins from a single region of Chanodichthys erythropterus isolate Z2021 chromosome 13, ASM2448905v1, whole genome shotgun sequence:
- the gas1b gene encoding growth arrest-specific protein 1b: MWAHQGMARSGNPAVTLRLQILILSIGCALIYLSTASPAHNQRLICWQAIMKCQGEPECHYAYTQYLHACGPVINGNRKKCPSHCISSIIQLNLTVNGPALEDCECASDTLCKMTKRAIEPCMPRTSHMGCTEARKQCENDLECSTAMRDYLYHCRKLFGGERCSDDCRRVITNMRSIPKAQLLDTCVCDGTERTICEYVKVSMKNLCFNDRYVGSGFSDTEDDLEEDYETDYEEEENDARDLRAQKCSIVMSTIFTFLAFVILR, translated from the coding sequence ATGTGGGCACATCAAGGAATGGCACGCTCTGGCAACCCTGCAGTCACTCTACGGCTGCAGATATTGATATTGTCCATCGGCTGTGCGTTGATATATTTATCCACCGCATCACCGGCACACAACCAGCGTTTGATATGCTGGCAGGCCATCATGAAGTGCCAAGGAGAACCGGAGTGTCACTACGCGTATACTCAGTATCTACACGCTTGCGGTCCGGTAATAAACGGCAATAGGAAGAAATGTCCTAGCCACTGCATTTCTTCCATCATTCAGCTTAACCTGACTGTGAACGGCCCGGCACTGGAGGACTGCGAGTGCGCCTCGGACACTTTATGTAAGATGACCAAGCGAGCTATCGAACCCTGTATGCCCAGAACCAGCCACATGGGCTGCACCGAAGCTCGTAAGCAGTGCGAGAACGATCTCGAGTGCAGCACCGCCATGCGGGACTATCTGTACCACTGCAGGAAACTGTTCGGAGGAGAGCGCTGTTCGGACGACTGCCGGCGGGTCATCACGAACATGCGCTCCATTCCAAAAGCCCAGCTTCTGGACACTTGCGTGTGCGACGGCACAGAGAGGACCATATGCGAATATGTCAAAGTCAGCATGAAAAACTTATGCTTTAACGACAGATATGTCGGTAGTGGCTTTTCAGATACCGAGGACGACTTGGAGGAAGACTACGAGACGGATTATGAGGAAGAAGAGAACGATGCCCGGGATTTAAGAGCACAAAAGTGTTCGATTGTGATGTCCACCATTTTCACATTTCTCGCTTTTGTTATATTAAGATAG
- the c9 gene encoding complement component C9 codes for MKALAALCVTICIFYQANGKSITDHMQGLRRDVRQINDPASIDCKMSAWSEWTSCDPCTNTTHRSRGIEVFGQFKGSRCIYPIGERRSCKPSTKCQMDPPPVCKSSQWQCASGICINKHLKCNGDHDCGESDTSDEDDCDVIRSPCGKTAVFESDIATQAGYGINILGSGPRINPFNNRLYNGQCNRIRDPTTLDYNRLPWNIGVLNYETKVEESSSKEMYEDIHSLIKEITTESTNTYEVGLSFKFSPTEPSSAGASSDAGSAGDAGSASDFASPSEGGEAASPSENGEAKGPDVAGEAEDSSGVQNSGHDLGISASAGIDTKTEKTNIIKQLSEITTTKRKTFMRVKGRVELATYRMRQRGLEVSSTFLDDVDALPLTYEKGQYFAFLEDYGTHFTKNGKSGGEYELIYIMNEDILKLKKVTESTVKDCVEVGLRGNIQFSKLSNGEGHVKPVGKCDTITDKPTDDKSTRGVIDKVLIAVRGGSPATAVAMKSQLTKDGILDYTQYVEWAKTVSALPALIHSDPEPIYNAIPLDFPDAQPRRDNLRRALDDYVAEYSVCKCQPCQNGGTVIQIDGECKCMCSPGTEGVACQIVDMEMMKGKSFEQLGNWGCWTPWSPCSGRRRRRTRTCNTRGVPNGICKGDTTSEDYC; via the exons ATGAAGGCATTAGCTGCTTTATGTGTAACAATATGCATTTTTTATCAGGCTAACGGAAAGAGCATAACTGACCACAT GCAAGGGTTGAGACGGGATGTGCGGCAAATTAATGACCCTGCATCAATCGACTGCAAAATGAGCGCCTGGTCCGAGTGGACATCCTGTGACCCGTGCACTAATACCACG CATCGCTCTAGAGGGATTGAGGTCTTTGGGCAGTTTAAAGGCTCTAGGTGCATATACCCAATTGGAGAGCGGAGATCCTGCAAACCTTCTACCAAATGCCAGATGGATCCTCCGCCCGTCTGCAAAAGCTCTCAATGGCAGTGCGCTTCAG GAATATGCATAAACAAACACCTAAAGTGTAATGGGGATCATGACTGTGGAGAGTCAGATACGTCTGATGAAGACGACTGTGACGTCATCAGGTCACCTTGCGGCAAGACAGCTGTATTTGAGTCTGACATAGCCACCCAAGCTGGATACGG AATAAATATTCTGGGATCTGGACCTCGAATTAATCCCTTTAATAACAGATTGTATAATGGCCAATGTAACCGAATCAGAGATCCAACTACATTGGATTATAACAGACTACCCTGGAACATTGGGGTTCTCAACTATGAG ACAAAAGTGGAAGAGAGCAGCTCCAAGGAGATGTATGAGGACATTCACTCTTTAATAAAAGAGATAACTACTGAATCCACCAACACTTATGAAGTAGGCTTAAGCTTTAAGTTTTCACCTACTGAGCCCTCCAGTGCTGGTGCAAGTAGTGATGCTGGCAGtgctggagatgctggcagtgcTTCAGATTTTGCCAGCCCCAGTGAGGGTGGTGAAGCTGCTAGTCCCAGTGAGAACGGTGAAGCCAAAGGTCCTGATGTGGCCGGCGAAGCCGAAGATTCTAGTGGGGTCCAAAATTCTGGTCATGACCTAGGTATTAGTGCATCAGCAGGAATTGACACTAAGACTGAAAAAACCAATATCATCAAACAGCTGTCAGAAATCACGACAACCAAG AGAAAGACCTTCATGAGAGTGAAAGGCAGAGTGGAGCTGGCCACCTACAGGATGAGGCAGCGAGGGCTGGAGGTATCCTCAACATTCTTGGATGATGTGGATGCCCTCCCACTTACATATGAGAAGGGACAGTATTTTGCTTTCTTGGAGGACTATGGAACACACTTCACCAAGAACGGAAAGTCCGGTGGAGAATATGAGCTTATTTACATAATGAATGAGGATATCCTCAAACTAAAAA AGGTCACTGAATCCACGGTCAAGGACTGTGTCGAGGTTGGACTTAGAGGCAATATACAGTTTTCCAAATTATCAAACGGAGAAGGACACGTTAAACCAGTGGGCAAGTGTGATACTATAACAGACAAACCCAcag ATGACAAGAGCACAAGGGGGGTTATTGATAAGGTGCTGATCGCAGTGAGAGGAGGCAGTCCAGCCACAGCAGTAGCCATGAAGTCTCAGCTCACTAAAGATGGCATTCTAGACTATACTCAATATGTGGAATGGGCAAAGACCGTCTCTGCTCTACCTGCTCTCATTCACAGTGAT CCTGAACCCATCTACAATGCGATACCTTTGGACTTTCCTGATGCTCAGCCGAGgcgggacaatctcagaagagCCCTCGATGACTATGTGGCCGAGTACAGCGTGTGCAAGTGCCAGCCGTGCCAGAACGGTGGCACTGTGATCCAGATAGACGGGGAGTGTAAATGCATGTGCTCACCAGGGACTGAAGGTGTCGCGTGTCAGATCGTTGACATGGAAATGATGAAag GTAAGTCTTTTGAACAGCTGGGGAACTGGGGCTGCTGGACTCCCTGGTCCCCCTGCTCCGGACGGCGTCGCAGACGGACGCGTACCTGCAATACTCGAGGTGTACCAAACGGAATCTGCAAAGGAGATACAACCAGTGAAGACTACTGCTAA